A window of Hemibagrus wyckioides isolate EC202008001 linkage group LG03, SWU_Hwy_1.0, whole genome shotgun sequence contains these coding sequences:
- the LOC131351153 gene encoding mucin-2-like: protein MSTTAETTAVTTTTAPTTAETTVVTTTASPTIIISGTINATTEVTPTTAPSTAETTTDTAISSPTSTITETTSTTTETTAVTTTPSPKSTMSETTSATTEATTTTVTTTSTPISTILETTAFMTLTSTASPTTKFPTTTLYITEVTTTSESTTQEIMAVTAIINPTSTLSDTTTSTTEATTTTAPTTAETTAVTTTMSPSSTTSEATSAKSEATTTTAPTTEEPTTTSPTSTISETTSAKSEATTTTVPPTAVIAAVTTTTTTSPTSIVLEATTFTTLTSTNSPTEFMPNTFYTTESTTSTASPTAEPNAVTTHSTPTSTILETVIGLITTPSTEIPTTTFITTQATTTAPTTTEAISLTPTSTQTSTTAEETATEKIYTATTVPYTTQTATYPGTTLYKKQNTTSASPTMAKTTTTTFVTVSSANATVTTDPKTQTITSEEKTAFINTSNEAETTPVLFPTVAPISTKSHPTNAATSIPMATLSDITGSAVVQTRMVFSSSSPVPSESLVLNVTQTLLSARLTNLTDSVKVLNFTYERISDTSYAVKFTFNISNVNMTQNPDLRNDTYSQVDIIINNAVSVHHHVLEDKCPEMALYPIAEFNIKRSKIK, encoded by the exons ATgtcaacaacagcagaaacaactgcagtgacaacaaccacagcaccaaccacagcagaaacaactgtaGTGACAACTACAGCTAGCCCAACAATCATAATTTCAGGAACAATCAATGCGACAACGGAAGTTACACCAACCACAGCACCATccacagcagaaacaactactGATACAGCTATTTCcagcccaacaagtacaattaCAGAAACAACCAGCACCACaacagaaacaactgcagtgacaactactCCTAGCCCAAAAAGTACAATGTCAGAAACAACCAGTGCCACAACAGAAGCTACAACAACTACAGTGACAACTACTAGCACTCCAATAAGTACAATTTTAGAAACAACCGCTTTTATGACACTGACATCAACTGCATCTCCTACAACAAAATTTCCCACCACAACTTTGTACATAACAGAAGTTACAACAACTTCAGAATCCACAACACAAGAAATAATGGCAGTTACAGCTATTATCAACCCAACAAGTACACTTTCAGACACAACCACTTCCACCACTGAAGCTACAACAACTACTGCACCAACCACAGCAGAAACAACCGCAGTAACAACAACCATGTCTCCATCTAGTACAACTTCTGAAGCAACCAGTGCCAAATCAGaagctacaacaaccacagcaccaacaacagaagaaccaactactactagcccaacaagtacaatttcAGAAACAACCAGTGCCAAATCAGaagctacaacaaccacagtaCCACCAACAGCAGTAATAGCTGCagtcactactactactactaccagcCCAACTAGTATAGTTTTAGAAGCAACCACTTTTACGACTTTGACATCAACTAATTCACCAACAGAATTTATGCCCAATACTTTTTACACAACAGAATCTACAACATCCACTGCATCACCAACAGCTGAACCAAATGCAGTTACAACTCATAGCACACCAACAAGTACAATTTTAGAAACCGTTATAGGATTGATTACAACACCATCAACCGAAATTCCCACAACAACTTTTATTACAACACAAGctacaaccacagcaccaacaacaacagaagcAATTTCACTGACACCAACTAGCACCCAAACAAGTACCACTGCTGAAGAAACAGCTACAGAGAAAATATACACTGCAACAACTGTtccatacacaacacaaacagcaACATATCCAGGTACAACTTTGTACAAAAAGCAGAATACAACAAGCGCATCACCAACAATGGCAAAAACAACTACTACCACTTTTGTTACTGTATCCAGTGCAAATGCTACAGTCACCACAGATCCAAAGACACAAACAATTACAAGTGAAGAAAAAACAGCATTCATTAACACTAGCAATGAAGCTGAAACAACTCCAGTTTTATTCCCAACAGTAGCTCCAATTTCCACAAAATCACACCCTACAAATGCAGCAACTTCAATACCTATGGCAACACTGTCAGATAT AACTGGATCAGCTGTGGTTCAGACCAGGATGGTCTTCAGTTCTTCCTCTCCTGTTCCCAGTGAGAGTTTGGTTCTCAATGTAACCCAGACTCTTCTGAGTGCACGACTCACAAACCTCACTGACTCTGTAAAAGTGCTGAACTTCACATATGAGA gaaTTTCAGACACCTCCTATGCGGTAAAATTCACATTCAACATCAGTAACGTCAACAtgacacagaaccctgacctcaggaaTGATACCTACAGCCAAGTGGATATAATCATCAATAATGCTGTGAGTGTGCATCACCATGTGCTTGAAGACAAATGTCCAGAGATGGCATTGTATCCCATTGCAGAGTTTAATATAAAGAGATCAAAAATCAAATAG